The following proteins come from a genomic window of Mammaliicoccus sp. Marseille-Q6498:
- a CDS encoding YpiB family protein, whose protein sequence is MNHTLLNYEKQRFIEYILYQYDFKNPESVWILNLLKSSPKYLSNLSFVKELNDKRVLSISTTYSNQLPLLYCKDYFCLDNGRQIFHDIRLDNSHLNVLLYLNKKDDRLNRILLLQMIIEHFGDDEHIRLINKQSSNTSLQHWKNWLTNEIDYALDHNDQENFLKMTKIMQFINELEEH, encoded by the coding sequence ATGAATCATACTTTGCTAAATTATGAAAAACAACGTTTCATTGAATACATCCTATATCAATATGATTTTAAAAATCCTGAAAGTGTATGGATATTAAATTTACTAAAAAGCAGTCCTAAATATTTATCAAATCTATCATTTGTAAAAGAACTAAACGATAAACGCGTACTATCAATCAGTACAACTTATTCAAACCAATTACCTTTACTTTATTGTAAAGATTACTTTTGTCTAGATAACGGACGCCAAATTTTCCATGACATAAGACTAGATAATTCACATTTAAACGTCTTGTTATACTTAAATAAAAAAGACGATAGACTAAATAGAATTTTATTACTGCAAATGATAATTGAACATTTCGGAGATGACGAACATATCCGTTTAATCAATAAACAAAGTAGTAATACGAGTTTACAACATTGGAAAAATTGGTTAACAAACGAAATAGATTATGCTTTAGATCATAACGATCAAGAAAACTTTTTAAAAATGACTAAAATTATGCAATTCATTAATGAATTGGAGGAACACTAA
- a CDS encoding YpiF family protein translates to MLFNHMDLKELKNNLEYIDTAIIPIANIDMNNQLLTSCDQSETVQLVGMLSEKQFKGRLLLTPTFFTNDHHYEHVKSFIQNLKDYGLHNIILLSSDKLDIDEHSEVYTVNTIPMSNLDDEMKRTLIEDEVKTFMKFIIKTWNKN, encoded by the coding sequence ATGTTATTTAATCATATGGATTTAAAAGAATTAAAAAACAACCTAGAATATATTGATACTGCTATTATTCCGATCGCAAATATTGATATGAACAATCAGTTATTAACTTCATGTGATCAGAGTGAAACTGTACAATTAGTTGGCATGTTAAGTGAAAAACAATTCAAAGGCAGACTTTTACTCACGCCAACTTTTTTTACAAACGATCATCATTATGAGCATGTAAAATCATTTATTCAAAATTTAAAAGATTACGGTTTACACAATATTATTTTGCTATCAAGTGATAAATTAGATATTGACGAACATAGCGAAGTATATACTGTTAACACGATACCAATGAGTAACTTAGATGACGAAATGAAAAGAACACTCATAGAAGACGAAGTAAAAACATTTATGAAATTCATAATTAAGACATGGAATAAAAATTAA